TAAATTTGATAGGTATTACTTACCTATACGTTGATTTACAGAATCAACACTTGGAACTATCCAAAATATTGGAAATCAAAgagaatgaaataataaatagacaTAAAGAAATTGATAATATTCTGCAAGAGAAtgaggatttaaaaaaaaaaatcaaagtaaaTCAATGGATAACTACAtctagatattatttaatttctactttctggtttaaattattttactttacatgacgttattatttattattcaatagacAAATATTACAACGTCAAAAGGAAATGAAAGTGAAGTAATCACAATACATCAACATTTGGAGTCAGAAGAAAAAaggtaaatatttaagtttaaaataaagctgaaagttataataataattcacaaagttatatttaattaattgatatcatgtaatatattatgcatttgctAACGGAGTATCATGTAGTAGTatacataattcatatttaaatacatttctgtGAATCCTTCTCAAATTTCCTCAAAGTAtcttagtaataataacaagtacattggtagtaatattttttttcgtaggCTGAAAAGTCAAATTCAAGAGCTTCAACaagaacaattaaaaattaatcaaacgtTGAACTCTCAGTCTTATTTAAACACaatgctaaaagataaggtacaaGTGTTCCTTTAATTAACTTGGTTATTAGTGATTGGAAATTACTTAAAGATATGGTATTAATTAAcggtgtttattaattttaggtaGATCAGGCAGAACGTGATATAAAAACGGCTGTACagtttatcaaaatatgtatgaaccTGTTTAAGGATATTACATCATTGGATCTAACTGAACCTCTTATGGCCACCTTAGAAATGATAGAAAAAGCAGTTTGTTCTATTAAGAAAACTAACGAAATTAATGTTGAAAACAAGGAGTTCGAAGAACTAGTGAATGATATCCTAGAAGTGTTGGTAATGTTCAGAGATCAGATGGTTAAAAGACGAACTATCTTAAATCAAGAACAGTGGGCCAAAAAAccaatagttaatttaattacagaCACCATAGCTAAAAGTGAGGTATgtgtataaaagtatttttattttgtatagttttccGTACACAACGAGAAGGTCAATTCGTAacacgataaataataaaacaggattaatatttaataataatccaatatctaggttatatttaatattcattatattttagaagcaGTGACGTCatagtgtgtgtgcgtgtgtacgtGTGTGTAGGGAGGGGGGTCATATTCGTAAATCATaggcatttttaaattgaacataCAACATACCACCGTAgctaaaagtattataaaaacgaCACTTTGACAGCTGATTGATATGATTGGTACGATCAAGTTTCAGGTAGATAACCATTAAGTGCTAATTGCATATTttctgttttattaaatttttatttattttttatttgatgaaaGCTGCAAAAACAATGGTTAATTGTACGATtatgatacattatatatttatatgttatattaggttgtattatttagtaaattttaaatgttaaggcgggttaatcaattataaatgatgataattatatattattatgtgggtagtgggtactataatattataattaataattatattaatttaggtattattatttcttatattatttatttaactttattaataatttttccttCTCATTAAAGATTGCTAAACAGATAAACtattacgtttttaatttatttcatggtaaatgtattgatttaaaaatggaCTTCATATAGTTTATTaggttaaaaatcaaaacaataggTTAATAATCTACCTATTTATAGCATCAGctatttgaaatataactattttttaaaacgaattaaCCTTGCACTCCTCCTCTAAGAATAACTGAAATGACTATGACACCCATGTATAAAAGCGTAATTGGATGATTTTAGATTTATAGAAGTAATaactaacaaatacaatttaatttgttttaattgtaatacCTACCTGCTATAGTAGCCGGTAGGTAACtgacaaaaaatatgattgaGTTTAtatctattgtttttaaatttataactcgccaataattaatagttacttaataagtaatacgtcacttatgtaggtattttataatttaaataaataatattaataacttatataattttaatgttgctaaattaattataatataattaggtgtattctttaattaatttatatttataactttaatattaaaatgtaataaaaataatttttaaaaatttttagaacACACCTAGAATTCAAGAAAATTCTGCACAACTAGAAATCaatataaacagtataaactTTTCTACGGAAAGTATACAACATTTAAAGTACGTGTTTTGATTTTCATACAtactttgaaataaatatttgcagCATTCGTTTTATTCTacaataaacttatattattttgtttatttatcagATCGTTACAGTCGGAACCAAATATTTTTCTCACATGGGGTTTTAAAGACCAAGAAGATGTTGCTTATTCACCTAGTCGTCTAGCTTGGTCTGCTGATTTCAACTGCAGTTGTTTCTACCGCAGCAATAGTAGCGTAGAACTTTTACATTTTGTTGCAAaggtaatataatactaatctaatttcttaaaaataaatctaaaaaaatatcgtaaaatctTTTGTCACTACAGCATGGCTTATTTATCAATGTACACTTGGTAACGGGAAAATCGTCTCCAGTAGTGGCTGCAGGATTAGTGAATACCGTGGATTCAATAAACAACCCTATGATTAAGTTTAATTTGATTGTACCAATCACGGGACAAAATATCGATGCAAAATTAAAGTGCTCAATACAACTTATTTGCGATTTTCATGAAATACAAACGTATTCACAGATGGTAATGCTAAATAGTttctatacctatgtataataattaataacaatgtataatatgcactaaACCTGTGTGGCTacatatgtataatgtgtaatgcatttatgtatattattatgtaatgaaaCATAGttgataggtatttaaagtgtTAATTAGGATTTTTCaagtattgtttatttatttatctatcaCGTACAAGCCCATAATAAAGCGGGGAAAAGGGGCCCGGGCAGCCCACAAGGGATATCAAACAATGGTGGAGGCCACTGCCAGTAGTATGTTCCTATAATAAATGGATAATGGATACATCGTTACTATTTTTCCCCTGACCCAAAATTATCTTAATCCAGGCTTGATGACGTATGTAAAAGGAATAGTAATTTtactgttttgattttttaaaatacctaccgATCAAagctgtttttttaaaaaagttttatgttCAAGTATTTCATTAGGTAGTTTAAGTTCTATTTTACTGTTAacgtaatatatttaagtaattctaaatttgaaatttccaattacacatacatgatacatatttaaatattttatatttgattttgtttacAGGTTGatgataaatatagtaatatcgaACCTCATATAAACAAGACATTGATGCCATCCACGccaaataattcatattaaaaaaatcttacaagagtttaataatttttcttagatttaatatacattaattgtgATATTAGTTTTAGTGTATATTTACAGGGTGCTCcatgatacatatatattttttttaatggtgtggactataaaatgtacttatatcAATTGCAGTGGCATAGAAATTTGCCGATAAGTTGAGTTAGAGgcctatagtttttaaataaattcccGCTTAAAAAATGTCTTTACCTATTCCTTGGAAGATGGAAATCAAGACCTTAAAGTTCTGAGCGTAGCGAGGAATGTACCCATGTGTTTGTTACTCTGCGTTCACAAGACCACAAACGAAATTTTGACGAACATCGCGAGACATCTACTTACAAtagcagtattattatttatattaatataaagtatataattattgttcaagctatagtgtatatttaatattatatattaagctaATACAAATCACCAATTcatcaattttatattctttaacCTATTCTCTAACCTAAGGTgtgtgggagggggggggggggggttaaaagACAACAACCACTAACATGCGTAaagaatgataaaaaataaaatggttatcAACCAATGTAGTCAACTGCTCTCATATAGTCATATGataaaataggtaagtataattgAAACaaccgattataatttataatattttcatatatgaGGTATAGCActcaaataactataaataaacctGTAAGTTTACCTTACACAgaaaattataggtaattttaaatcaattcaagaaacattatgacattattataaggtgaaatatataatttttagttacgAATGACGAAAAACATAGTTCTGATCTTCTACCATAaagctttgttttttttttagtacacctCTGTTCAATctacataataaaatagtttatattgcGTATTTTAAGGTACATTTTACATTTCACACATTATTTTACAacacattttttcaatttacaatacctatgtataaattcCACTCACTCGTcgctattttttaaaaacgacacaacgtaaaaacttgaaatttagcATACCTAGTGGTTCCTCTAATGCTCTAAATGTGCAATAAGCAGgaattttaagaaatttatatattgagGATATTTAAGAAGTTGTTTGGAAAAACCTTGATTTTGATAGTGCatcaatttatcaatttctatttacttttttcatttttggcgTCAAGAATTATGTTTTCATAGACAGATAACTGCTAACATAGCGGTTGGTAACAGAAAAACCACATTAGTAGGTAATATTGTTAccacaattcaaaatataatgctagtaatattataataggtagcctatataggtatataaaaaaaaaaaacaaaaatacattaccggAAAATCAATAGCTTCTTCGCTctgtttagaatttaaaatactttcgaccgtaaaataattaataacttttgtggttttttttattgattttatagagGTAGGTACAAATACATAGTTAGTTCCGTCGTTTCAGGGCTACAACGAATACAATGTGAACAGTGAACACTGAACATTGTAAACGCTCTATAGCctaaagtattttgtttttttccaacctaacttaaaatataatatctttatttgttttgtaggtatattatattctgtgttaCACCGCCGCTACccaaaaaactattatactttatttatttttattaaattaagtaaaacatttattttgtcaaaGTCAACAAAAAATTACGACTTATGGTTGTATACCTAAAGttctatttaaattacaatatcactagatattcaaaagtttttgaaaagtttaaggaattttattatagtaacgTTGTCTTGTAaaaagttgtaacttgtagttggtaattaatatttgtcacgtgtttatatataataatatttacaatttgttaatttacttttgtagttttgtacctaatatttttatttctaactaTAGTATAGTTGCAAATGGTTTAATAcactaatatgttatttatatatttatataatactagctgtaTCATCAGACTTTGCCCGGGAAAAAATGAACACATCTAAAATTCGGTGCTACGTATATATCGGTGTATCTCGATAATAGATATAAAGTCATTAAGACAATACATTTTTGCTAATTGTTATGGTAATGTAAAAGttgaaattcaatatttttgcaaacgcaatttataaaatttagttagtcgtggtataaaaataaagagaTCGGTGTTTTTCATACAActctaatgtatttaatatttattattttttttttaatttttaatttatttttttttattataaaacaagaatatatatacaatctgtaataatcTATACAATGGGTAATATGGGGGATACAAGTATACAAGACGGGACAGCGTGAAAGAAGGGGAGGGGGGTCCAATGATCCTActtcaaaatttattattaaaactatttatgttacaaaatttatattaatttgtaatttataatttcagcCAGTCTTTATTTACGACAGAGTGTACAtctaatgcatataatatgcatgCGTACTAAATTTATCGCAAACAACATACATTAAAGATATATTTCAAGTATAAAAACGGATTGCAATTTACAGCTCAGTTACtgaaatgacaaataaaatcgcGGCTTCTTAAACAATAGGTTTTGCATTTTCTTAAGTAACAATTAAATTGGAAGTAATAAATCACTCGGAGGAATATTTGGAACAAAGTTGTGatacatgtacaatatattaaattatttaaatgacacGCTAAAAAACCGGAACCTTTAAATACAGCACACCTCCTCCTTCCCCCTcagccaaaaaaataaataatcagtcGACGTGTTGACGCTCAGGAAAGTATTTGGAGCAactctgtgaaaaaaaaattggaaaaaagttcAATTGTATCGtcggaaaattgaaaaataaaaaagccctgttcttatatatatatataaaaatataatataatttatataaaattttatataagaatatataaaattaggtataaaaaaaattgcattattagatatttatgaagttataacatattataatttacaagtttaCCATTTGTATAAGTACATGTCCCtataacgtatatataatatatatttaaataaaatttaataatattaactatatcatcatcgtaatataattaataaatcatttcttgatcatattacaatttatagagAACATAAATGTGAcattcaaagttaaaaatatttaatataatttaaatttcaatataataacatagaattgttatgttaaatataagttatatttaagtttttttagtattggtatattttcatttttttatattcgatggtcaataattaaaataaacgctGTCCTTTAACCGAAGGTTGCATGGTGGCTTAAAGCATTTTATAAGAAGTGAAATGCAAACAAAACACATAACGATaacatctaaattaaataatttatataggccAATTTTCAAACAGTTTTCATCGTTGACGTTATCATCATACGCATATAAAACCACAACATGACCTTATGGTTAATCAGTGATCGATGATCATATATATCTAAACTAATTTAATACATCACGTTTTGTCACAGGTAAATgatcacaataatttatattttatttcattttatatatagaGGTGGGTGACGATGTAATGACAGGCATTCATGTAGTTTTATTCGAAGAATTAGTTTGCTCTAAAgacaattattatgatgtactCATTCCCAATGTTTTATATGGTAACATTTCTtagaatagaatatataatatgatacttacatgtgtaattaaattttgttttactgtTCACTAACAATTCAAAttgaatcaatattttattaatacatactgttaatatgtattatttaataatattgttttagctCGTTATAACTGCAATGGTCTTAACTGCTGATGGACAGATAAACCGTTACATAAATCCTGCCTGGCTGGAAATGGATGCTAACAGTGAATACTATCCTGGTGGCGAAGTAATAAGTCAAATTCTTCAAGCTTACGGTTTAGGAGATAGTTATGGACCTTCACGGCTTAGATCATCCGTTCTTGATCGGAATGGTTACGGGAGATCTTATCCAAGAAACcgaattataaacaatttgaaCAATGCATACGACTCAGATCCTTCATTAACTCAGGAATACGTTGATCGTAATTATGATTATGTGGACAACACAATCaggtaacttaatattttaattttatcttatatttgatttatgaCAATATATACGTTGTCAATTTTCAACGAAACATCATGTTGTGTGTAGGTTATATTTTTAaccttattatatataggtacttactacatAGACTTTATAgagtacctatacggctatacccaTCTACTTGTAAAGGCTATAAATACGAAAAAGTACTGAATATATAACTACCAAGAAAATGTAGGCAAAATATATGTCTTCTGGtgtattttggttattttaaaattaatatgcttagtagattattttatagaaatataattataaatttctcTACCTCACTTCAAGgagaatttaaatcaaatttggatattcaaattcaatattgatatagtttttaaaaatcagaaaaaaataatgctggAAAATACTAAAAAGGTGGTTATACTTAAAAACCATGTTTgttttcgtaaatatttttttctaattaatatgaatcctataaatgtaaatatgtaatgtaaaatgtattttaatcaaaaaaacaatCAAGTCGCTTCTgcaaatatataacaaaattaaataggtatgaaAATCTATGATGTGTAAAACTACctacatgtttattttaaaatgcagtacctttataatacatagtttgtaggtacttaattaaaaaaaagaaatatgaaCAACTTTTTACTAACAACTCAACAAAAATTTTTCGTTTCATATTTTACTCGAAAAGGTTtgacaatttgtaaaaataacctATTGTGTACCTATTTGTGTCCACTTTCCATTTGACATAGTGAGACATATGATTTTGTCAAATCATTTCAttactattgaaaaatatttaaataataaaaaatacattattaaaaaatattagtcacaataattttatttaggagAGAGGTAAAGAAAATAAACCTTTTCATTTCAATACaatgcattattttaatatgatttctACCTACTTAGTCAATATTATGTTCTGTAGACTGTATACCTATAGCAATTCATTTTCTCATTGAACTACATACTTTTTCCCACATttaaggttataaattatacacgaTTAAAacgacttaaataaaataatgttattaaacgAACCTAATAATAtgggtaaatttattataatttataaatatttgttatttttcatataaatgtattataggtactacatattttagattctgagcggagcgaggaagcttgtggttttacaatggtgtttattttttttttataccctgTATACAAGATTTCTACCaaaaggagtgcttcgatttcaacatatagtaccttatcttttagcaaattggatcaagatggtactttaaagaggtcatttttcgattttatcaatagttatttaatgccacaggaaaaactaccgacaaattacgaaaaccggCTAAAAATGgggttttaatttctaacgctttgcttATCGCCacagaaacgaataaaaaataataatattaattcaactaacagctaggatataataattaataataacaatacaaaaaatccagactgacacaccgtctccgctcagaatcgttattcttatacaatgatattatatcattgaattcaagtttaatacaatccattatacattgacccactcttaacctactgtacagcagagcgacatccacttacccgatttttttctagttcatattaaaaataattaaagaaacaTTTTGCACACAATATATCATTCTaattataagaatttttttaggGGTTCTAACCATAGATATAGGAATAGTTTGGTCGATATTCCTCGGAGAACTAGGATTAATATGGTTTCGGCGCCGAGGACTACTTATTACCCAGCTGATTACGTAGACCGAGATCCTCCATCACTATCTTACTCTAGGTCAAGATCAGTAATCGCGGATCCGTCCATGTCGCAGGAATTAGTAGTACGGGGCCGAGAAACATCAAGACTTATCCCAAGATCAACTGTGGCAACCGAAACCAACGAAAAACGCAAAATGTAGCAAGTTttcatacgtataataatacaatctattatattatattatgtataataagtcCAGTATCTAGTATGATGTGtggcttgtaaaaaaaatgaaattaaaatcaagTATTTTGACTCTAGAATACatgtcctatatatatattacaaagttggtgtataataaattgacTTCTTTCACGTTTCTTAtatcgtaaataaaaaaaaaatatttaatttatttttgttcagcTTATTTTTCCTATTATTATGCAATCTACGGATCACGATTCTTGGCGACGCGAGTGAATTAATGCGTGATTTTTGGCTATGCTACCAAACTATACCTAATGTTATAAGAAACAAGAATGCGTGTCAGGCGAAATAAAAGTGAACGTGTGAACATTTTCTATGACAGTCAAACGCAGTtcacattataaaatagtaagtaggtacatataatataaatataatataatataatattatgtgtacctataatacaactCTAAAGTGTTTTATCTTCCCAACGTTATATCATTGTACAGTAGATATAGCTGGTATAGTTACAtatcatagatataatatatgaacagaACTGGATTGACttaaacagttatattatatacattatgttataataatataatacttaaacgaatgtatataatacacaatatacatctatattatatattgttatatttatttttgacgtaggtattatatatctCGAACGCGAAATTATGTACAGATACGATACCtaccatgtattatattatatttatataggtatataatgcgtataatgtaggtaataggtacattatgtgtattgttatacgtattatttattataaatcgttTTGAGACATCAAATTATAAGCAAATGCCATTTAAATTTCCGTACACTCGTATAAACCGTCATCGTGCGTTTTAAACTCTGTTGTTCTCTGGCCGATAGAAGGGGAAATTACTAGTTTCACACAATGTATACAAACGTAGTccaattattatttcgtttatgCACTCTCTCCCGCACTATCTGTCCGTCCGTCCAATTGTGTTTGCTCCAGTTTCAGTTCATTGTTTGTTTTCGTCATTTTCGCAACTATCATTATAGGGTAAAAATATCGTGATCTGCATTTAAATTGAACCTAACATTACGTTAATACATATAGGCTACTAcgagtacctagtacctactacctacaactCATGATGCAGACATGCAGTTCGTACTACAATAAGACGCTaacattaaagtattaatattgaatattgtacaTTAACGTCAAAGTATACGACTATATTTAACAACTAGTTTTCGTCACAGTTATAAAgacaataataactattaattaattatacctaaaCAACAGCGATCGATTGTAatcgaacaataattattatcgatcgTACAGCTAAACAATGCCAAAAACCCAATGAAACGGATTTCAAGTCTTAACACACGCTATGTCAcagcataacataatatataaatataaacatgaattcaatagtatatataataaaaaataaacactcgtaattgaatatataatattacatatataatgtatatcaagtttgtaatatgaaaacaatataattaatatattgacaacgagaaaatgtatacaaaaatacgaTACGTTGGAAGATGATTAGAGTAGTAGGTTCTCGCAGTTTAAGAcagaataattgcattattgtttcaaaaattacgagaaattaatttaatttaaaagtttaacatAAAATCGTGTTATAGAGTTAGATATTATGTTCTCTGCAAtgagtttatataattatctatatgcAAATcctctataatattttgaattgtacaaactaaaatataatatgatgattataatttgcatgtttgaaaatatatgtcAGATGATTGACACACTGATAAAATTTcgggtacctacctaggtatatattattatcatgcattTTGAACAACgataataaacctatatattcctataaaataataatagtataacctACATTCGTTATAGTCAtcctaaacatataatataatataatataatactgtacagTTTATCTAGGATTGACTATaaattatctatctatatactaccatacgtatataatagatttttttatgccttatgaagtatatttaaataatggtagcgttaaaaaattatatgtgtatattcaatattgtgtatattcaatattgtgtatatggcatacaatatacatatacatattacatatatacgtGCAgcatagcatattataatatgtaagtaatgGTTCTTGTGATGTAATGAAcgcctacaatattatacacagttccttcaaatttaatttaaatatatatttactaaacgAACCGCACccgcataatattaaatgaccACACAAATATTAAACTCAAGGATActgcaatatttaaattatataggtagttttaaaGATCATCATACGAATAAACTTATCAGTCTATCTACATTgctttattttagttttagttttgatttacatttgtaaatgttttaatcGACCGAAATTATGTAATACTGtagttggtaggtaggtatacttacaatgtatatttatcATTTGTACAATAATGCACCAACCACCTAACATCATTCTAAATCCGCTACtttgtaaataaacaaaaaataaatatgatttcactagttttttgtaatggggacataatatgatgatgaaTCAATGTAGATCAatcttgtataatttataacttataaccttaCGATAGAGAAGATATTGTGGGTCAAGTATTTGAGTTAAAGTAATGTTATTCCTTAAAAATTGctaatcatttttaaacaaaattataaagcaatttaaaagttaagtgattgattttatatttatgtccaGTGTTGATAtgtttaaaagtaggtatataaatatgctTTCTTCGACAATTAATACAATCTATTAACTATTCACTAAACtacagttttaattatatttatgttagaaATGCAatagttttagattttgagcggagcgatgaatgtattgattttacaataatgtctgttttttttatttatttttatatttttttttgtgtctgttatcaccgtTTTGGGCAGTAACACTGCTTcggttttcttcaacagtatctcgTTCGACGGTAAAGTGGATCAAGTTAGAGCATTCGGTAGGTCAACATTTGAAAttctcaataattttcaaaatcacagggaaaaacattacaaaaattaatgaaaaatggtaAATTTTACGCAAATTCTGTTTTCAAcataatcgattttggtttttggcgaaattctaaaaaaaataaccgtagatacatgacattttcactgaatgtttatataacaatttctaaacaca
The Metopolophium dirhodum isolate CAU chromosome 7, ASM1992520v1, whole genome shotgun sequence DNA segment above includes these coding regions:
- the LOC132949085 gene encoding uncharacterized protein LOC132949085, which gives rise to MMYSFPMFYMLVITAMVLTADGQINRYINPAWLEMDANSEYYPGGEVISQILQAYGLGDSYGPSRLRSSVLDRNGYGRSYPRNRIINNLNNAYDSDPSLTQEYVDRNYDYVDNTIRGSNHRYRNSLVDIPRRTRINMVSAPRTTYYPADYVDRDPPSLSYSRSRSVIADPSMSQELVVRGRETSRLIPRSTVATETNEKRKM
- the LOC132948855 gene encoding interaptin-like; protein product: MTTNVSPSRSNIMSSSHPSKGSLTDRPSSCSNKSLVHNKSCPVHSRHLSYKTIGQCHDKIEELEKQNARLVSKIKVLKFQLKTSSNLYNNIHQRPEKPLSRHSQRSTPVKLQKISRLSRVGFDENEKTIKLPERKFESTESFDSESSLVENKSKFKGNIELIQSHRVIKSMEIQMETLQAQCKAFEQNVMDINELYDKEREEHDILKEKLINERHNLSELKPKYNAYKETNKALEEQIRDLQREKLSLREHNQKLLQLTSKPHHQNNGLKLKELEENFSDTRAGLLKQMEENSKYIAELKGTIHENEVKLSNYADENKCLKNQHLELSKILEIKENEIINRHKEIDNILQENEDLKKKIKTNITTSKGNESEVITIHQHLESEEKRLKSQIQELQQEQLKINQTLNSQSYLNTMLKDKVDQAERDIKTAVQFIKICMNLFKDITSLDLTEPLMATLEMIEKAVCSIKKTNEINVENKEFEELVNDILEVLVMFRDQMVKRRTILNQEQWAKKPIVNLITDTIAKSENTPRIQENSAQLEININSINFSTESIQHLKSLQSEPNIFLTWGFKDQEDVAYSPSRLAWSADFNCSCFYRSNSSVELLHFVAKHGLFINVHLVTGKSSPVVAAGLVNTVDSINNPMIKFNLIVPITGQNIDAKLKCSIQLICDFHEIQTYSQMVDDKYSNIEPHINKTLMPSTPNNSY